In one Hymenobacter sp. DG25B genomic region, the following are encoded:
- a CDS encoding BatA domain-containing protein: protein MALVYPWFLIGLLSLAIPIAIHFFELRRVQRIAFTNVSFIREVKLISARQRKLRHLLVLLARLSFLFFLVLLFCQPFIPAPERVTIDSTSIGVLVDTSPSMQAHTIGDALLLDKAVELGSSLTSALSPTAQFYLPSVNSQPLSPTSYKEQIEKLAISGHNLGLTTAINQTRRGHSAYKQLFLFSDFQKSSLAPNFLASVDSTQQVYLVPIRHQASANVYVDSVILEDAFVRTGVDIPIKIRLRNGGSEGAVGVQVKVFIGQQQVSAYQADIPAAGMVISTVRVRLKTTDIQQCRIQLDDEPISFDNTYYFTLQPSTRIRIVDIAARQTPTQQVYGNEPLFDYSFSSSDRINYQAVAGGNLTVVQELTQVPSGLVAALKRNVSQGGSVLIIPSADVKARASYDRLFRELGVGFIQWNSGSAGTPVQRELAAPNQQNPFFREVFAKQSRPGSMPKAAPVLRWARSGQDILKMRDGDGYLAEFPSGAGKVYVLAAPLQGGFSDFSSHALFVPVMYRLAMQSYQATQLPAYRLTQGSVTLPVPTASRTNIADKAIFKLQQDSNTFIPTQRVQAGELVLTVPAGMKTPGFYTLTQQGRPVTTLAFNQDKRESELASYSVEELRQLIGTTHPNIHLYDVNEGQSVAAQYKAQRVGTPLWQYCLAAALASLLLEVLLLRFWGKPKEAAVQPVSVA from the coding sequence ATGGCTTTAGTATATCCTTGGTTTTTAATAGGTCTGCTTTCGTTAGCCATTCCTATAGCTATACATTTCTTTGAACTTCGGCGGGTTCAACGTATTGCTTTTACCAATGTTAGCTTCATTCGGGAAGTAAAGCTTATTTCTGCGCGACAACGAAAGCTTCGGCATCTCTTGGTCCTTCTGGCCAGGCTTAGTTTTTTATTTTTTCTGGTTCTACTATTCTGCCAACCTTTTATTCCAGCCCCTGAAAGGGTGACCATAGATTCTACCTCTATTGGTGTTTTAGTAGATACTTCCCCTAGCATGCAGGCGCACACCATCGGGGATGCGCTTTTATTGGATAAAGCAGTTGAACTTGGTAGTAGTTTGACTTCGGCTTTGTCGCCAACTGCTCAGTTTTATCTTCCTTCTGTAAATTCTCAGCCTCTTAGTCCAACTTCATATAAGGAGCAGATTGAGAAGTTGGCTATTTCGGGTCACAACTTAGGTTTAACAACGGCTATAAATCAAACCCGGCGAGGACATTCGGCTTATAAGCAACTATTTCTTTTCTCCGATTTTCAGAAGTCTTCTTTAGCACCGAATTTCCTGGCTTCAGTTGATTCTACTCAGCAGGTATATCTGGTTCCCATTCGGCATCAGGCATCAGCTAATGTTTATGTAGATAGTGTCATTCTGGAGGATGCCTTCGTTCGGACAGGCGTTGATATTCCTATCAAAATCCGACTGAGAAATGGAGGGAGTGAAGGTGCGGTGGGTGTCCAGGTAAAAGTATTCATTGGGCAGCAGCAGGTTAGTGCGTATCAGGCTGATATACCGGCTGCGGGTATGGTCATTAGCACAGTTCGGGTTCGACTTAAAACTACGGATATACAGCAGTGCAGAATTCAGTTAGATGACGAGCCTATTTCCTTCGACAATACATATTACTTCACGCTACAGCCTTCTACCCGGATTCGTATTGTCGATATAGCTGCTAGGCAAACGCCGACCCAACAGGTATATGGCAATGAACCGCTCTTTGATTACTCTTTTTCCTCCTCCGATAGAATTAACTATCAGGCAGTTGCTGGTGGCAATTTGACGGTGGTGCAGGAGCTGACGCAGGTTCCCAGCGGATTGGTGGCAGCCCTTAAGCGCAATGTTTCGCAAGGTGGTAGTGTGTTGATTATCCCTTCGGCAGACGTTAAGGCTCGGGCTTCTTATGACCGTTTGTTTCGCGAGCTGGGTGTTGGCTTCATTCAGTGGAACTCGGGTTCAGCGGGAACACCTGTTCAACGGGAGCTAGCCGCGCCAAATCAGCAGAATCCGTTTTTTCGGGAGGTGTTTGCCAAGCAGAGCCGCCCGGGCAGCATGCCGAAGGCAGCGCCGGTACTGCGTTGGGCTCGTTCCGGGCAGGATATTCTTAAAATGCGGGACGGGGATGGTTACCTGGCGGAATTTCCAAGTGGAGCAGGCAAAGTATACGTACTGGCGGCACCGCTGCAGGGAGGTTTCTCTGACTTTAGCAGCCATGCTTTATTTGTGCCGGTGATGTATCGGCTGGCAATGCAGAGCTATCAGGCTACCCAATTACCGGCCTATCGGCTAACGCAGGGAAGTGTGACGCTGCCGGTTCCGACTGCGTCAAGAACGAATATAGCAGATAAGGCCATATTCAAGCTGCAGCAGGATAGTAATACGTTTATTCCCACGCAGCGTGTACAAGCGGGTGAACTGGTGCTGACAGTGCCGGCCGGCATGAAGACGCCTGGCTTTTATACTCTTACCCAACAGGGCCGGCCGGTTACTACGCTGGCTTTCAATCAGGATAAGCGCGAATCGGAACTGGCCAGCTACTCCGTGGAAGAACTGCGGCAGCTGATAGGAACTACGCATCCGAATATACATTTATACGATGTAAACGAGGGGCAGTCGGTAGCGGCGCAGTACAAGGCACAGCGGGTGGGTACGCCTCTGTGGCAATATTGCCTGGCAGCTGCCTTGGCCTCTCTGCTCTTGGAGGTGTTGCTATTACGCTTTTGGGGCAAACCAAAGGAAGCTGCTGTGCAGCCTGTATCCGTAGCCTAG